Proteins encoded by one window of Xanthomonas sp. DAR 80977:
- a CDS encoding TCR/Tet family MFS transporter, producing the protein MHSSPPAARTRRAALVFIFITLLIDVLAFGVIIPVLPGLVRGFTGGDFAAAAKWVGWFGFLFAALQFVSSPLQGALSDRYGRRPVILASCLGLGVDFVVMALAQSLPLLLLARVVSGVFSASFTTANAYIADITTPDKRAQAYGMIGAAFGLGFVIGPLLGGWLGSYHLRAPFWFAAALALLNFLYGLWVLPESLAPERRTPRLDWKHANPFGALRLLRSYPQVFALAAVIFLANLAHYVYPSIFVLFAEYQYQWGPKQVSWVLALVGVCSIVVNALLVTRVVRRLGERGALLFGLGCGVAGFAIYSVAGSGAMFLLGVPVSALWAVAAPSAQAIVTRHVGADAQGRVQGALMSLVSLAGIIGPLLYAWVFALFIGRHAPAHLPGAPWLLAALLLAAGWVLAWRRARLPDSATAAA; encoded by the coding sequence GTGCATTCCTCGCCCCCTGCCGCGCGCACGCGCCGCGCCGCCCTGGTGTTCATCTTCATCACCCTGCTGATCGACGTGCTGGCCTTCGGCGTCATCATCCCTGTGCTGCCCGGTCTGGTGCGCGGCTTCACCGGCGGCGATTTCGCCGCGGCGGCCAAGTGGGTCGGCTGGTTCGGCTTCCTGTTCGCCGCGCTGCAGTTCGTCAGCTCGCCGCTGCAGGGCGCGCTGTCCGACCGCTACGGCCGGCGCCCGGTGATCCTGGCCTCGTGCCTGGGCCTGGGCGTGGACTTCGTGGTGATGGCGCTGGCGCAGAGCCTGCCGCTGCTGCTGCTGGCGCGGGTGGTGTCGGGCGTGTTCTCGGCCAGCTTCACCACCGCCAACGCCTACATCGCCGACATCACCACGCCGGACAAGCGCGCCCAGGCCTACGGCATGATCGGCGCCGCGTTCGGGCTCGGCTTCGTGATCGGGCCGCTGCTCGGCGGCTGGCTGGGCAGCTACCACCTGCGCGCGCCGTTCTGGTTCGCCGCGGCGCTGGCCTTGCTCAACTTCCTGTACGGGCTGTGGGTGCTGCCCGAATCGCTGGCACCGGAGCGGCGCACGCCGCGCCTGGACTGGAAGCACGCCAATCCGTTCGGCGCGCTGCGGCTGCTGCGCAGCTACCCGCAGGTGTTCGCGCTGGCCGCGGTGATCTTCCTGGCCAACCTGGCGCACTACGTGTACCCGAGCATCTTCGTGCTGTTCGCCGAGTACCAGTACCAATGGGGGCCGAAGCAGGTCAGCTGGGTGCTGGCCCTGGTCGGCGTGTGCAGCATCGTGGTCAATGCGCTGCTGGTGACGCGGGTGGTGCGCCGGCTCGGCGAGCGTGGGGCGCTGCTGTTCGGGCTGGGCTGCGGCGTGGCCGGCTTCGCCATCTACAGCGTCGCCGGCAGCGGCGCGATGTTCCTGCTCGGGGTGCCGGTCAGCGCGCTGTGGGCGGTGGCCGCGCCGTCCGCGCAGGCGATCGTCACCCGCCACGTCGGCGCCGATGCGCAAGGCCGCGTGCAGGGCGCGCTGATGAGCCTGGTCAGCCTGGCCGGCATCATCGGGCCGCTGCTGTATGCGTGGGTGTTCGCGCTGTTCATCGGCAGGCACGCGCCGGCGCATCTGCCCGGTGCGCCGTGGCTGCTGGCCGCGCTGCTGCTGGCCGCCGGGTGGGTGCTGGCCTGGCGCCGCGCGCGCCTGCCGGACAGTGCGACCGCCGCCGCTTGA
- a CDS encoding biliverdin-producing heme oxygenase: MMSPPDGTAALSTATATAARLLREATAQQHLAVEQLPPMRALMHGALSVDDYIQVLRRHHAVLAGWERRESDWLHASGDADWRYQPRTPLLEQDLAALRAAPPLPSQAPPAQASGHRWGMLYVVEGSRLGGRVIARQLRQTLPDIAPALAYFELGHADPACWRRFQQRLEQALPTPALRQAAVDGARAMFAHFHTHFALETAA; encoded by the coding sequence ATGATGTCGCCCCCCGACGGCACCGCCGCGCTTTCCACTGCCACTGCCACTGCCGCGCGCCTGCTGCGCGAGGCCACCGCGCAGCAGCACCTGGCCGTCGAACAGCTGCCGCCGATGCGCGCGCTGATGCACGGTGCCTTGTCCGTGGACGACTACATCCAGGTGCTGCGCCGCCATCACGCCGTTCTCGCCGGCTGGGAACGGCGCGAATCGGACTGGCTGCACGCCAGCGGCGACGCCGACTGGCGCTACCAGCCGCGCACGCCGCTGCTGGAACAGGACCTGGCCGCGCTGCGGGCGGCGCCGCCGCTGCCGTCGCAGGCGCCGCCGGCGCAGGCCAGCGGCCATCGCTGGGGCATGCTGTACGTGGTCGAAGGCTCGCGCCTGGGCGGGCGGGTGATCGCCCGGCAGTTGCGGCAGACCTTGCCCGACATCGCGCCGGCGCTGGCCTACTTCGAACTCGGCCACGCCGATCCGGCCTGCTGGCGGCGTTTCCAGCAGCGCCTGGAGCAGGCCCTGCCGACCCCGGCGTTGCGCCAGGCCGCGGTCGACGGCGCCCGCGCGATGTTCGCGCACTTCCATACCCACTTCGCCCTGGAGACCGCTGCATGA
- a CDS encoding lytic murein transglycosylase, with amino-acid sequence MRFAWALLLAAPCAAAQTLPAAPPAPDPAFVGCLSTLRDAAAKSGVAATAFDRFTAGLQPDPSVLPLLDAQPEFTTPIWDYLAGLVDTQRVADGRAMLLTHRDLLAKVAQQYGVDAQTVVAVWGVESDYGRVSGKRPLLVSLLTLACNGRRQPFFRGELFALLKLLQAGDLQPDGLTGSWAGAFGHTQFMPSTYARVAVDGDGDGRRDLVASIPDALASTANYLKLAGWQSGQPWGMEVKLPAGFDPALAGRTQRRPLSDWRARGLTAIDGSALDLPALAPQTPAAVLIPAGTQGPAFLVFRNYDAIYAYNAAESYALAIALLSDQLRGKPGLARAWPTDDPGLGRPERRELQTLLLARGHDIGQADGMIGSASRRAIQAEQQRLGLQPADGRAGQRILDALRRETPGAPATAPATPTTPVPAPTPASPFGGKPATAFRVPARYPAFVQSPAPRSITPMSEIPGLSTGDFHGYPSLLVETPHSTAAISLFGGQLLSFVPKGGTEVMWLSPSAQPTPTPIRGGTPVCWPYFGRQDQSGDVPAHGFVRTVPWQLRDARREADGSVVLTLAPPDFDDLPLRLHMQLRIGATLEQRLITDNVGPAPARFTQALHNYFHVADATQVRVQGLDGLDYLDKFEGYATAHRQHGDWSLQDPRDPGRSDRIYTGAGGRYTLLDPGLQRRIEIATAGSRTLVAWNPGEAGAQKMPDVGAHWRQFVCLEAANAGPEVIELAPGAQHVLQQTIAVAPL; translated from the coding sequence ATGCGTTTCGCCTGGGCCCTGCTGCTGGCCGCGCCCTGTGCCGCCGCGCAGACCCTGCCCGCGGCGCCGCCGGCGCCGGACCCCGCGTTCGTCGGCTGCCTGTCCACGCTGCGCGATGCCGCGGCCAAGAGCGGCGTGGCCGCCACCGCGTTCGACCGCTTCACCGCCGGACTGCAGCCGGACCCGAGCGTGCTGCCGCTGCTCGACGCGCAGCCCGAATTCACCACGCCGATCTGGGACTACCTGGCCGGGCTGGTGGACACCCAGCGCGTCGCCGACGGCCGCGCGATGCTGCTTACCCATCGCGACCTGCTCGCGAAGGTGGCGCAGCAGTACGGCGTGGACGCGCAGACCGTGGTCGCGGTGTGGGGCGTGGAGAGCGACTACGGCCGCGTCTCCGGCAAGCGCCCACTGCTGGTGTCGCTGCTGACCCTGGCGTGCAACGGCCGCCGCCAGCCGTTCTTCCGCGGCGAACTGTTCGCGCTGCTGAAGCTGCTGCAGGCCGGCGACCTGCAGCCCGACGGCCTGACCGGCTCCTGGGCCGGCGCGTTCGGGCACACCCAGTTCATGCCCAGCACCTATGCCCGGGTCGCCGTGGACGGCGATGGCGACGGCCGCCGCGACCTGGTCGCCAGCATCCCCGACGCGCTGGCCTCCACCGCCAACTACCTGAAGCTGGCCGGCTGGCAGAGCGGGCAGCCGTGGGGCATGGAGGTGAAGCTGCCGGCCGGTTTCGATCCGGCCCTGGCCGGGCGCACCCAGCGCCGGCCGCTGTCCGACTGGCGCGCGCGCGGCCTCACTGCCATCGACGGCAGCGCGCTCGACCTGCCCGCGCTGGCGCCGCAGACCCCGGCCGCGGTGCTGATCCCGGCCGGCACGCAAGGCCCGGCGTTCCTGGTGTTCCGCAACTACGACGCGATCTACGCCTACAACGCCGCCGAAAGCTATGCGCTGGCGATCGCGCTGCTGTCCGACCAGCTGCGCGGCAAGCCCGGCCTGGCCCGCGCCTGGCCCACCGACGATCCGGGCCTGGGCCGGCCGGAACGACGCGAACTGCAGACCCTGCTGCTGGCGCGCGGCCACGACATCGGCCAGGCCGACGGCATGATCGGCAGCGCCAGCCGCCGCGCGATCCAGGCCGAGCAGCAGCGCCTGGGCCTGCAGCCGGCCGACGGCCGCGCCGGGCAGCGCATCCTCGACGCCTTGCGCCGCGAGACGCCCGGCGCGCCTGCCACCGCACCCGCGACGCCGACCACGCCCGTTCCGGCGCCCACGCCGGCCTCGCCGTTCGGCGGCAAGCCCGCCACCGCCTTCCGCGTGCCGGCGCGCTACCCGGCCTTCGTCCAATCCCCCGCGCCACGGAGCATCACCCCCATGTCCGAGATCCCCGGCCTGAGCACAGGCGACTTCCACGGCTATCCCTCGCTGCTGGTGGAGACCCCGCACTCCACCGCCGCGATCAGCCTGTTCGGCGGCCAGCTGCTGTCGTTCGTGCCCAAGGGCGGCACCGAGGTGATGTGGCTGTCGCCGAGCGCGCAGCCCACGCCCACCCCGATCCGCGGCGGCACCCCGGTGTGCTGGCCGTACTTCGGCCGCCAGGACCAGAGCGGCGACGTGCCGGCGCACGGTTTCGTGCGCACCGTGCCGTGGCAACTGCGCGACGCGCGGCGCGAGGCCGACGGCAGCGTCGTGCTGACCCTCGCCCCGCCGGACTTCGACGACCTGCCGCTGCGCCTGCACATGCAGCTGCGCATCGGCGCCACGCTGGAGCAGCGCCTGATCACCGACAACGTCGGCCCGGCGCCGGCGCGCTTCACCCAGGCGCTGCACAACTACTTCCACGTCGCCGACGCCACCCAGGTGCGGGTGCAGGGCCTGGACGGCCTCGACTACCTGGACAAGTTCGAAGGCTATGCCACCGCGCACCGCCAGCACGGCGACTGGAGCCTGCAGGACCCGCGCGATCCGGGCCGCAGCGACCGCATCTACACCGGCGCCGGCGGCCGCTACACGCTGCTCGACCCGGGCCTGCAGCGCCGCATCGAGATCGCCACCGCCGGCAGCCGCACCCTGGTGGCCTGGAATCCGGGCGAAGCCGGCGCGCAGAAGATGCCCGACGTCGGCGCCCACTGGCGCCAGTTCGTGTGCCTGGAAGCGGCCAACGCCGGCCCCGAGGTGATCGAACTGGCCCCGGGCGCGCAGCACGTGCTGCAGCAGACCATCGCGGTCGCGCCGCTGTGA
- a CDS encoding ATP-binding protein: protein MTSLSDPSLSAPVPAPSLFADTLAEQRAQQYRMRRLQVYNWGTFNGLTDVPIADKGFLFVGRSGSGKSTLLDAMSALLTPPSIVDFNAAAREAERSGRDRSLVSYVRGAWADQQDSASGEIATQYLRKGATWSALALEYRNAHGQAVSLVRLFWIAGSGTAAADVRKHYMVVPRGFDVAAELDGFDLDLRRLKQRLGEDVHHFDSFAGYAERFRHLLGIGNEMALRLLHKTQSAKNLGDLNAFLRSFMLDEPRTFEAADRLVGDFAELDGAHHAVVTARRQVETLAPARQHYAELMALRRSVGELRELQLGIDGYREQRRLALLDARLQELDTQDRGLAGEEGQRREALDNHEQKLAERETEQRAQGGERVEALERERGRVERERDERMRRRSQVEQACRQLGMGLAGSAAGFAEQVAQARALRDGGAGEASALDEAIAERMAERREDERRFAAIRTEIDALHKAPSSIPAPMQALRARLCADTGLAEAALPFVGELMQVDEAQAAWRGAIERVLHGFAQSLLVDERHHATVAEWVNQTQLGTRLVYYRVRHNEALHSREPDARSLLRKLQLRDHPYATWLRHELGRRFDYACVDSAAQLRNAERAITREGQLKHPGDRYEKDDRHAVGDRKRWLLGYDNRDKLKVYEREGQALAQRIAACDADVAALRKQRELDQGRQLAAHTLAERDWDEIDVAPKLQRLSDIAEQLLQLREGDTALRALGEQIAVARALRDQARRTYEDVRLERAQLGRERSRLQAQRETCAARVATAVISPAQAQGLDARLAALPPLNLDNLEAHLRSVERGLGEQLAQSQGQDARLGQQLLDCFRRYCQQWPEDSGDFTVSLASADDFLARLQRLESDGLPRHEGRFFDLLQTQSKNNLLALQRHTAEAHKAIKQRMDEVNASLEQVPFNRGTLLTIEVSDRRLLEVQEFQQQLREVLGHQQTEDRALAEAQFATLRTLVQRLGAQDAELRRWREQVLDVRQHVEFVGVELDAHSRAQVEIYRSGAGKSGGQRQKLATTCLAAALRYQLGGEDGELPRYAAVVLDEAFDKADNEFTALAMNIFENFGFQMVVATPLKSVMTLEPFIGGACFVEISGRHTSGVLLIEYDEQAHRLKLPERTRGDEPAPQDAAPARAANAETATRAPMDADVAADADAGSTASVPAATGIVDAVQATRSHTRPAAKRGTPAAAAATGAKSAKPARPAKPAPAGTPAKNGKAASSARPAPARTAAKSATSPSAAKPSAVKPAAAKRPAAGRAAASSKAEPPASPKARSRR, encoded by the coding sequence ATGACGTCCCTGTCCGATCCGTCCCTGTCCGCGCCCGTCCCCGCGCCGTCGCTGTTCGCCGATACGCTGGCCGAGCAGCGCGCGCAGCAATACCGCATGCGCCGCCTGCAGGTGTACAACTGGGGCACCTTCAACGGCCTGACCGACGTGCCGATCGCCGACAAGGGCTTCCTGTTCGTCGGCCGTTCCGGTTCGGGCAAGTCGACCCTGCTCGATGCGATGTCGGCGCTGCTGACCCCGCCGAGCATCGTCGACTTCAACGCCGCCGCGCGCGAGGCCGAGCGCAGCGGCCGCGACCGCAGCCTGGTGTCGTACGTGCGCGGCGCCTGGGCCGACCAGCAGGACAGCGCCTCCGGCGAGATCGCCACCCAGTACCTGCGCAAGGGCGCGACCTGGTCGGCGCTGGCGCTGGAATACCGCAACGCGCACGGCCAGGCGGTGAGCCTGGTGCGCCTGTTCTGGATCGCCGGCAGCGGCACCGCCGCGGCCGACGTGCGCAAGCACTACATGGTGGTGCCGCGCGGTTTCGACGTGGCCGCCGAACTGGACGGCTTCGACCTGGACCTGCGCCGGCTCAAGCAGCGCCTGGGCGAGGACGTGCACCATTTCGACAGCTTCGCCGGCTATGCCGAGCGCTTCCGCCACCTGCTCGGCATCGGCAACGAGATGGCGCTGCGGCTGCTGCACAAGACCCAGTCGGCGAAGAACCTGGGCGATCTCAATGCCTTCCTGCGCAGCTTCATGCTCGACGAGCCGCGCACCTTCGAGGCCGCCGACCGCCTGGTCGGCGATTTCGCCGAACTCGACGGCGCCCATCATGCGGTGGTGACCGCGCGGCGCCAGGTGGAGACGCTGGCCCCGGCGCGGCAGCACTACGCCGAACTGATGGCCCTGCGCCGCAGCGTCGGCGAGTTGCGCGAACTGCAGCTGGGCATCGACGGCTACCGCGAGCAGCGCCGGCTGGCGCTGCTGGACGCGCGCCTGCAGGAACTGGACACGCAGGACCGCGGCCTGGCCGGCGAGGAAGGGCAGCGCCGCGAGGCGCTGGACAACCACGAGCAGAAGCTGGCCGAACGCGAGACCGAGCAGCGCGCGCAGGGCGGCGAGCGGGTCGAGGCGCTGGAGCGCGAACGCGGCCGGGTCGAACGCGAACGCGACGAACGCATGCGCCGGCGCAGCCAGGTCGAGCAGGCCTGCCGCCAGCTGGGCATGGGCCTGGCCGGCAGCGCCGCCGGCTTCGCCGAGCAGGTGGCGCAGGCGCGCGCGCTGCGCGACGGCGGGGCCGGCGAGGCCAGCGCGCTGGACGAGGCGATCGCCGAGCGCATGGCCGAGCGCCGCGAGGACGAGCGCCGCTTCGCCGCGATCCGCACCGAGATCGACGCGCTGCACAAGGCGCCGTCCAGCATCCCCGCGCCGATGCAGGCGCTGCGCGCGCGGCTGTGCGCCGACACCGGCCTGGCCGAGGCGGCGCTGCCGTTCGTCGGCGAGCTGATGCAGGTGGACGAGGCGCAGGCCGCCTGGCGCGGCGCGATCGAGCGCGTGCTGCACGGCTTCGCGCAGTCGCTGCTGGTCGACGAGCGCCACCACGCCACGGTCGCCGAGTGGGTCAACCAGACCCAGCTCGGCACCCGCCTGGTCTATTACCGGGTGCGCCACAACGAGGCCCTGCACAGCCGCGAGCCGGACGCGCGCTCGCTGCTGCGCAAGCTGCAGCTGCGCGACCATCCCTACGCGACCTGGCTGCGCCACGAACTGGGCCGGCGCTTCGACTACGCCTGCGTCGACAGCGCCGCGCAGCTGCGCAACGCCGAGCGCGCGATCACCCGCGAAGGCCAGCTCAAGCATCCCGGCGACCGCTACGAGAAGGACGACCGCCACGCCGTCGGCGACCGCAAGCGCTGGCTGCTCGGCTACGACAACCGCGACAAGCTCAAGGTGTATGAGCGCGAGGGCCAGGCCCTGGCGCAGCGCATCGCCGCCTGCGATGCCGACGTCGCCGCGTTGCGCAAGCAGCGCGAGCTCGACCAGGGCCGCCAGCTGGCTGCGCACACCCTGGCCGAGCGCGACTGGGACGAGATCGACGTGGCGCCCAAGCTGCAGCGCCTGAGCGACATCGCCGAGCAACTGCTGCAGCTGCGCGAAGGCGACACCGCGCTGCGCGCGCTGGGCGAGCAGATCGCCGTGGCGCGGGCGCTGCGCGACCAGGCGCGGCGCACCTACGAGGACGTGCGCCTGGAGCGCGCGCAGCTGGGCCGCGAGCGCAGCCGGCTGCAGGCGCAGCGCGAGACCTGCGCCGCGCGCGTGGCCACCGCGGTGATCAGCCCGGCGCAGGCGCAGGGGCTGGATGCGCGCCTGGCCGCGCTGCCGCCGCTGAACCTGGACAACCTGGAGGCGCACCTGCGCAGCGTCGAGCGCGGCCTCGGCGAGCAGCTGGCGCAGAGCCAGGGCCAGGACGCGCGGCTCGGCCAGCAACTGCTCGACTGCTTCCGCCGCTATTGCCAGCAATGGCCGGAGGACAGCGGCGACTTCACCGTCAGCCTGGCCAGCGCCGACGATTTCCTGGCCCGCCTGCAGCGGCTGGAGAGCGACGGCCTGCCGCGCCACGAGGGCCGCTTCTTCGACCTGCTGCAGACCCAGAGCAAGAACAACCTGCTGGCCCTGCAACGGCATACCGCCGAGGCGCACAAGGCGATCAAGCAGCGCATGGACGAGGTCAACGCCAGCCTCGAGCAGGTGCCGTTCAACCGCGGCACCCTGCTGACCATCGAGGTCAGCGACCGCCGGCTGCTCGAGGTGCAGGAATTCCAGCAGCAGCTGCGCGAGGTGCTGGGCCACCAGCAGACCGAGGACCGCGCGCTGGCCGAGGCCCAGTTCGCCACCTTGCGCACGCTGGTGCAGCGGCTCGGCGCGCAGGACGCGGAACTGCGGCGCTGGCGCGAGCAGGTGCTGGACGTGCGCCAGCACGTGGAGTTCGTCGGCGTGGAGCTGGATGCGCATAGCCGCGCGCAGGTGGAGATCTACCGCAGCGGCGCCGGCAAGTCCGGCGGCCAGCGGCAGAAGCTGGCCACCACCTGCCTGGCCGCGGCGCTGCGCTACCAGCTCGGCGGCGAGGACGGCGAACTGCCGCGCTACGCGGCGGTGGTGCTGGACGAGGCGTTCGACAAGGCCGACAACGAGTTCACCGCGCTGGCGATGAACATCTTCGAGAACTTCGGCTTCCAGATGGTGGTGGCCACGCCGCTGAAGTCGGTGATGACGCTGGAGCCGTTCATCGGCGGCGCCTGTTTCGTCGAGATCAGCGGCCGCCACACCTCCGGCGTGCTGCTGATCGAGTACGACGAGCAGGCGCACCGGCTGAAGCTGCCGGAACGCACGCGCGGCGATGAGCCGGCGCCGCAGGATGCGGCGCCGGCACGCGCAGCGAACGCGGAGACAGCGACGCGTGCGCCGATGGATGCGGATGTCGCTGCGGATGCGGATGCGGGAAGCACCGCCTCCGTGCCCGCGGCGACCGGCATCGTCGATGCCGTGCAGGCCACCCGTAGCCACACGCGCCCGGCGGCGAAGCGCGGCACTCCAGCTGCTGCCGCGGCGACCGGCGCCAAGTCCGCGAAACCGGCACGTCCCGCCAAGCCTGCGCCTGCCGGCACGCCGGCCAAGAACGGGAAGGCGGCAAGCTCAGCCAGGCCGGCACCGGCGCGAACAGCGGCCAAGTCCGCAACGTCCCCCTCGGCAGCCAAGCCTTCTGCAGTCAAGCCTGCCGCCGCCAAGCGCCCGGCCGCGGGGCGCGCGGCGGCCAGCTCCAAGGCCGAGCCGCCGGCCTCGCCCAAGGCGCGCAGCCGCCGCTGA
- a CDS encoding sensor domain-containing diguanylate cyclase, which produces MLTALLPRLRRWRGGGRALLCCCLLLACAAAAAAPAAAPVLEGAWRPVAAADRGVAPSRADPALRRFDPARLAALHGGDAGVWVLLWPAQGQWPPGAWVLDVPSPALQRITLLAPVAGAAPQQRWLMRDDPQALPGNGRLGFRIDALPAAGQPLRLWVDQRGVMAASLRFQLRSESDYLRQDGRWLVVASLSFAIMLSMAAMALVFAWRLREATFLYYAIYVLGYGLVMALETGYVVHPLGLEAIGQAARFWGRLGVTISIVAAVLFLERFADLAQYLPRARRWLRGYALLVTLIALPALLPVPWLDALGRTLVNPLLILGGPLLIGIAVAAAWRGSRYAGLFLLGWTPLLLVTVCSSLQGFGVATDWTWSEEAALAAGAFEALVLSLGLAERSTSLRRDRDQARQLADLDPLTGLLNRRAWHERLSPLKQAARRRRQPLALMFLDVDHFKRLNDRYGHRAGDDGLRMLAQALRDELRNDDLLGRYGGEEFVIALPGTDAAQATPIAERIRERFRAQAALAYPELQPTVSIGVVQLRPGDDASGLVQRADEALYAAKSGGRNRVVAVH; this is translated from the coding sequence GTGCTGACCGCGCTCCTGCCCCGGTTGCGCCGCTGGCGCGGCGGCGGCCGGGCGTTGCTGTGCTGCTGCCTGCTGCTGGCCTGCGCCGCCGCCGCCGCGGCACCCGCCGCGGCGCCGGTGCTGGAGGGTGCCTGGCGCCCGGTCGCCGCCGCCGACCGCGGCGTGGCGCCGTCGCGCGCCGATCCCGCGCTGCGCCGCTTCGATCCGGCGCGGCTGGCCGCGCTGCACGGCGGCGATGCCGGCGTCTGGGTCCTGCTGTGGCCGGCGCAGGGGCAGTGGCCGCCGGGGGCATGGGTGCTGGACGTCCCCAGCCCGGCGCTGCAGCGGATCACCCTGCTGGCGCCGGTCGCCGGCGCCGCGCCGCAGCAGCGCTGGCTGATGCGCGACGACCCGCAGGCGTTGCCCGGCAACGGCCGCCTGGGTTTCCGCATCGACGCGCTGCCGGCGGCCGGGCAACCGCTGCGGCTGTGGGTGGACCAGCGCGGGGTCATGGCCGCTTCGCTGCGCTTCCAGCTGCGCAGCGAGTCCGACTACCTGCGCCAGGACGGCCGCTGGCTGGTGGTCGCCAGCCTGAGCTTCGCGATCATGCTGAGCATGGCGGCGATGGCGCTGGTGTTCGCCTGGCGCCTGCGCGAGGCGACGTTCCTGTACTACGCGATCTACGTGCTCGGCTACGGCCTGGTGATGGCACTGGAGACCGGCTACGTGGTGCACCCGCTGGGCCTGGAGGCGATCGGCCAGGCCGCGCGCTTCTGGGGCCGCCTGGGCGTCACCATCTCGATCGTGGCCGCGGTGCTGTTCCTGGAGCGCTTCGCCGACCTGGCGCAGTACCTGCCGCGCGCGCGGCGCTGGCTGCGCGGCTATGCGCTGCTGGTCACCCTGATCGCGCTGCCGGCGCTGCTGCCGGTGCCGTGGCTGGACGCGCTCGGCCGGACCCTGGTCAACCCGCTGCTGATCCTCGGCGGGCCGTTGCTGATCGGCATCGCGGTGGCGGCGGCATGGCGCGGCTCGCGCTATGCCGGGCTGTTCCTGCTCGGCTGGACGCCGCTGCTGCTGGTCACCGTGTGCAGCAGCTTGCAGGGCTTCGGCGTGGCGACGGACTGGACCTGGAGCGAGGAAGCCGCGCTGGCCGCAGGCGCCTTCGAAGCGCTGGTGCTGTCGCTGGGACTGGCCGAACGCAGCACCTCGCTGCGCCGCGACCGCGACCAGGCGCGGCAGCTGGCCGACCTGGATCCGCTGACCGGCCTGCTCAACCGCCGCGCCTGGCACGAGCGCCTGAGCCCGCTGAAGCAGGCCGCGCGGCGGCGGCGCCAACCGCTGGCGCTGATGTTCCTGGACGTGGACCACTTCAAGCGGCTCAACGACCGCTACGGCCACCGCGCCGGCGACGACGGCCTGCGCATGCTGGCGCAGGCGTTGCGCGATGAGCTGCGCAACGACGACCTGCTGGGCCGCTACGGCGGCGAGGAGTTCGTGATCGCGCTGCCCGGCACCGATGCGGCGCAGGCCACCCCGATCGCCGAGCGCATCCGCGAACGCTTCCGCGCGCAGGCCGCGCTGGCCTATCCGGAGCTGCAGCCGACGGTGAGCATCGGCGTGGTCCAGCTGCGCCCCGGCGACGATGCCAGCGGCCTGGTGCAACGCGCCGACGAGGCGCTGTACGCGGCCAAGAGCGGCGGCCGCAACCGGGTGGTCGCGGTGCATTGA
- a CDS encoding YchJ family metal-binding protein: MSPPAPRLADPCPCGRPRDYAQCCGLYHAGAAAPDAETLMRSRYSAYVRRDADYLRASWHPSTRPAELDVDARTTWLGLTVQRVIASGADRAEVAFLARYRIGGGSAVRMTEHSRFVREDGRWYYLDALD, translated from the coding sequence ATGTCTCCGCCCGCCCCGCGCCTCGCCGATCCCTGTCCCTGCGGCCGCCCGCGCGACTACGCGCAGTGCTGCGGGCTCTACCACGCCGGCGCCGCCGCGCCCGACGCGGAAACGCTGATGCGCTCGCGCTACAGCGCCTACGTGCGCCGCGATGCCGACTACCTGCGCGCCAGCTGGCACCCGTCCACGCGCCCGGCCGAACTTGACGTGGATGCGCGCACCACCTGGCTCGGCCTGACCGTGCAGCGGGTGATCGCCAGTGGCGCCGACCGCGCCGAAGTCGCATTCCTGGCGCGCTACCGCATCGGCGGCGGCAGCGCGGTGCGCATGACCGAGCACAGCCGCTTCGTGCGCGAGGACGGCCGCTGGTACTACCTGGATGCGCTGGACTGA
- a CDS encoding sulfite exporter TauE/SafE family protein: MLELIPTELPWLLCIAFVAGLVDAAVGGGGLIQLPGLFATLPQQAPAVLLGTNKFSAMAGTGASAWRYARNVRFPWRPVLYATAAAFAFSFLGATAVSLLPKQAVRPLILALLIAMLAYTLVKKDFGALHRPRHIGRRELAIALAMGAAIGFYDGFFGPGTGSFLIFLFIRFFGLDFLRASAASKVVNLATNLAALCFFVPSGQVLLAVAIPMAAANIAGAVAGTRLALRGGTPLIRQLFLVLVVVLIGKMGWDLLR; the protein is encoded by the coding sequence TTGCTGGAGCTGATCCCGACCGAGCTGCCCTGGCTTCTGTGCATCGCCTTCGTCGCCGGGCTGGTGGATGCGGCGGTGGGCGGCGGCGGCCTGATCCAGTTGCCGGGGCTGTTCGCGACCCTGCCGCAGCAGGCGCCGGCGGTGCTGCTGGGCACCAACAAGTTCAGCGCGATGGCCGGCACCGGCGCATCGGCCTGGCGCTATGCGCGCAACGTGCGCTTCCCGTGGCGGCCGGTGCTGTACGCCACCGCGGCGGCGTTCGCGTTCTCCTTCCTCGGCGCCACCGCGGTCAGCCTGCTGCCGAAGCAGGCGGTGCGGCCGCTGATCCTGGCGCTGCTGATCGCGATGCTGGCCTATACGCTGGTCAAGAAGGATTTCGGCGCGCTGCACCGGCCGCGCCACATCGGCCGCCGCGAACTGGCCATCGCGCTGGCGATGGGCGCGGCGATCGGCTTCTACGACGGCTTCTTCGGCCCCGGCACCGGCAGCTTCCTGATCTTCCTGTTCATCCGCTTCTTCGGCCTGGACTTCCTGCGCGCCTCGGCCGCCTCCAAGGTGGTCAACCTGGCCACCAACCTGGCCGCGCTGTGCTTCTTCGTGCCCAGCGGGCAGGTGCTGCTGGCGGTGGCGATCCCGATGGCCGCGGCCAACATCGCCGGCGCGGTGGCCGGCACGCGGCTGGCGCTGCGCGGTGGCACGCCCTTGATCCGGCAGCTGTTCCTGGTGCTGGTGGTGGTGCTGATCGGCAAGATGGGCTGGGATCTGCTGCGCTGA